The proteins below are encoded in one region of Apium graveolens cultivar Ventura chromosome 4, ASM990537v1, whole genome shotgun sequence:
- the LOC141716809 gene encoding large ribosomal subunit protein uL30y-like, translated as MAKVSEGSAVVPELFRKKQKRSEEWALVKKQEVEATKKKNARNRKLIFNHAKLYAKEYDEQQRKLIRLKREARLKGGFYVSPEAKLLFIIRIRGINAIDPKTKKILQLLRLRQIFNGIFLKVNKATLNMLRRVEPYVTYGYPNLKSVKELIYKRGHGKLKGQRIALTDNSIIEKALGKFGIICIEDLIHEIMTVGPHFKEANNFLWPFQLKAPLGSLKKKRNHYVEGGDAGNREDFVNELIRRMS; from the exons atggcaaaagtgagtgagggaa GTGCTGTGGTTCCCGAGTTGTTTCGAAAGAAGCAAAAAAGAAGTGAAGAGTGGGCTCTTGTGAAGAAGCAAGAAGTGGAAGCAACAAAGAAGAAGAATGCTAGGAATAGGAAGTTGATCTTCAACCATGCTAAGTTATATGCTAAGGAATACGATGAACAG CAAAGAAAGTTGATACGCCTGAAGCGTGAGGCACGGCTCAAGGGTGGATTCTATGTTAGCCCAGAGGCCAAGCTCTTGTTTATTATCAGAATTCGTGG TATCAATGCCATAGATCCAAAGACTAAGAAGATCCTCCAACTTCTTCGACTGAGGCAG ATATTTAATGGCATATTCTTGAAAGTAAACAAAGCCACACTTAACATGTTGCGCCGAGTGGAGCCATATGTGACTTATGG ATACCCAAACCTGAAAAGTGTTAAGGAATTGATTTACAAAAGGGGCCATGGTAAACTTAAAGGTCAGAGGATTGCCTTGACAGACAATTCTATTATCGAGAAG GCTTTGGGCAAATTTGGCATCATCTGTATTGAGGATTTGATCCACGAAATTATGACAGTAGGGCCTCACTTTAAGGAAGCAAACAATTTCTTGTGGCCATTCCAGCTTAAGGCACCACTAGGTAGTCTGAAAAAGAAGAGGAACCACTACGTTGAAGGCGGTGATGCTGGAAATCGTGAGGATTTCGTCAATGAGCTTATCAGAAGGATGAGCTAG
- the LOC141718735 gene encoding retrovirus-related Pol polyprotein from transposon TNT 1-94, with amino-acid sequence MATKEKLETRLMDVVIAYLYGSLDSEFFMKIPEGLKIDEFKKSRHIYSIKLQRSLHGLKQSGRSATDVDEGTIYLKTEFEMKDLRRTKYCLGIQVEHLSSKISLHQSTYTKKILNRFYMDKYHPLTTPIVVRSLEPDKDPFRQREEVLGPEIPYLGAIGALMYLANNTRPEIAFASRRRRRIMMNQNLMSLFIGLLGATITLSAYSQTAMSPTQCIGTGLFVLMFGLLVKEGFISF; translated from the exons ATGGCAACTAAAGAAAAATTGGAAACACGTCTTATGGACGTCGTTATTGCATACCTGTATGGTTCACTTGATAGTGAATTTTTTATGAAAATCCCAGAAGGGTTAAAAATAGATGAGTTCAAGAAATCTCGTCATATATACTCTATTAAACTTCAACGATCATTGCATGGACTGaaacaatctggtc GTTCAGCTACAGATGTTGATGAAGGTACCATATATCTAAAGacagagtttgaaatgaaagatcttagAAGGACAAAATATTGCCTTGGTATACAAGTTGAGCACTTGTCATCGAAAATTTCCCTCCACCAATCTACATATACAAAAAAGATTTTGAACAGATTTTACATGGATAAATATCATCCGTTGACTACTCCAATAGTGGTTAGATCTTTAGAACCTGATAAAGATCCATTTCGACAACGAGAAGAGGTTCTTGGTCCTGAAATCCCATATCTTGGAGCAATTGGTGCACTTATGTATCTTGCAAATAATACAAGACCAGAAATTGCATTTGCG TccagaagaagaagaagaataatGATGAACCAAAACTTAATGTCATTATTCATTGGATTGTTGGGTGCAACAATTACACTCTCTGCGTATTCACAAACCGCCATGTCTCCCACACAATGCATTGGTACGGGTCTCTTTGTTCTCATGTTTGGTCTTCTTGTTAAGGAAGGTTTCATCTCTTTTTGA